The Streptomyces phaeolivaceus genome has a window encoding:
- a CDS encoding ABC transporter family substrate-binding protein, which translates to MPIPHDRDRHDRVRPDRVRPRALRRSLAFLAVGALTMPLLSGCGEEDPAGRPVAEQDIAPAARNLVADGGTLSWAVDAVPETLNTFQADADPATSRIAGAVLPSMYRLDTSGRPQINSDYLESAKVVEREPRQVVLYKLHQEAVWSDGREIGAADFAAQWRALSGKDSAYWTARNAGYERIEKIERGDNDLEVRVTFARPYADWKSLFSPLYPKQVMGTPDAFNDGARKKLKVTAGPFALKEIDREDGEVTLARNPRWWGRTAKLSELVLRAVPRAERAKALAEGKVDIAEIDSEQAERIMLAAPAKKSQGAGPLSEDSPLGQDGTPAAHGPDAGLTPAKSMRSWAVAHGSDEEAADDEAGARKKRRAAVAEYTAQQSALRGFAVRRSLEPAFTQLALNGSEGPLSDERVRRAVARAIDREKLAALVLEPLGLPAEPVGSHLALAGQAAYADNSGALGGQDTDEARALLADAGWERGGPLQPVPEGKKAAGAEGEKDEQDEKGEGKRGSGSGSGSGSGSEDESTYVVGDDNKPYDGDENLAQDGKQFKPGSAPGAYAPQGTRAPADAARGPLAKNGKLLTLRFVLPSGPGTESLRAVGQRIATMLERVGIRTEITKVPDESYFKDHIANGQYDLALYSWPASAYPATDARPIYAKPVPAADGSLSVEQNYTRVGTDRVDQLFDQAVASLDESETRSLIRKADARIWAAAGSIPLYQRPQLVAARTTLANAGAFGFQTPVYEDMGFLKKGAKGPARPTEK; encoded by the coding sequence ATGCCGATTCCCCACGACCGCGATCGTCACGACCGCGTCCGACCCGACCGTGTCCGACCGCGCGCCCTGCGCCGCTCACTCGCGTTCCTGGCCGTCGGCGCGCTCACGATGCCCCTGCTGAGCGGATGCGGTGAGGAGGACCCGGCGGGCAGACCCGTCGCCGAGCAGGACATCGCGCCCGCCGCACGGAACCTGGTCGCCGACGGTGGCACCCTGAGCTGGGCCGTGGACGCCGTACCGGAGACGCTGAACACCTTCCAGGCGGACGCCGACCCGGCCACGTCACGGATCGCCGGCGCCGTGCTGCCGTCGATGTACCGCCTCGACACCAGCGGGCGCCCGCAGATCAACTCCGACTATCTGGAGTCCGCGAAGGTCGTCGAGCGCGAGCCCCGGCAGGTCGTCCTCTACAAGCTCCACCAGGAGGCGGTGTGGAGCGACGGCCGGGAGATCGGCGCCGCCGACTTCGCCGCGCAGTGGCGGGCCCTGTCCGGCAAGGACTCCGCGTACTGGACCGCCAGGAACGCCGGGTACGAGCGCATCGAGAAGATCGAACGCGGTGACAACGACCTGGAGGTCCGGGTCACCTTCGCCCGTCCGTACGCCGACTGGAAGTCGCTGTTCTCGCCGCTGTACCCGAAGCAGGTCATGGGCACGCCCGACGCCTTCAACGACGGCGCCCGCAAGAAGCTCAAGGTCACCGCCGGTCCCTTCGCGCTGAAGGAGATCGACCGCGAGGACGGCGAGGTCACGCTCGCCCGCAACCCCCGCTGGTGGGGCCGCACCGCCAAGCTCTCCGAGCTGGTGCTGCGTGCCGTGCCGCGTGCCGAGCGCGCGAAGGCGCTGGCCGAGGGCAAGGTCGACATCGCCGAGATCGACTCGGAGCAGGCCGAGCGGATCATGCTCGCCGCCCCCGCGAAGAAGTCGCAGGGCGCCGGTCCGCTCTCCGAGGACAGCCCTCTCGGCCAGGACGGCACCCCCGCCGCCCACGGCCCCGACGCCGGTCTGACCCCCGCGAAGTCGATGCGGTCCTGGGCCGTCGCGCACGGCTCCGACGAGGAGGCCGCGGACGACGAGGCCGGCGCCCGGAAGAAGCGGCGCGCGGCGGTCGCCGAGTACACCGCCCAGCAGTCCGCGCTGCGCGGCTTCGCCGTCCGCCGGTCCCTGGAGCCCGCCTTCACCCAGCTCGCCCTGAACGGCTCCGAGGGCCCTCTCTCCGACGAGCGCGTCCGCCGCGCGGTGGCCCGTGCCATCGACCGGGAGAAGCTGGCCGCCCTCGTCCTGGAGCCCCTCGGCCTGCCCGCGGAACCCGTCGGCAGCCACCTCGCCCTCGCCGGGCAGGCCGCCTACGCCGACAACAGCGGCGCCCTCGGCGGCCAGGACACCGACGAGGCCCGCGCCCTCCTCGCCGACGCCGGCTGGGAACGCGGCGGCCCCCTCCAGCCCGTCCCGGAGGGCAAGAAGGCGGCCGGCGCGGAAGGGGAGAAGGACGAGCAGGACGAGAAGGGCGAGGGGAAGCGCGGCTCCGGTTCCGGTTCCGGTTCCGGTTCCGGTTCCGAGGACGAGAGCACGTACGTCGTCGGTGACGACAACAAGCCGTACGACGGCGACGAGAACCTCGCGCAGGACGGCAAGCAGTTCAAGCCGGGCAGTGCGCCCGGCGCGTACGCCCCGCAGGGGACGCGGGCGCCCGCCGACGCCGCGCGGGGGCCGCTCGCCAAGAACGGCAAGCTGCTGACGCTGCGGTTCGTCCTGCCGTCGGGACCGGGCACGGAGTCGCTGCGGGCCGTCGGGCAGCGGATCGCGACGATGCTGGAACGCGTCGGGATCCGGACCGAGATCACCAAGGTCCCCGACGAGAGCTACTTCAAGGACCACATCGCGAACGGGCAGTACGACCTCGCGCTGTACTCCTGGCCGGCCTCCGCGTACCCCGCCACCGACGCCCGGCCGATCTACGCCAAGCCGGTGCCCGCGGCCGACGGCTCGCTGAGCGTGGAGCAGAACTACACGCGCGTCGGCACGGACCGGGTCGACCAGCTCTTCGACCAGGCCGTGGCCAGCCTCGACGAGTCCGAGACCCGCTCCCTGATCCGCAAGGCGGACGCCCGTATCTGGGCCGCCGCCGGATCCATCCCCCTCTACCAGCGGCCCCAGCTCGTCGCCGCCCGCACCACCCTCGCCAACGCGGGCGCCTTCGGCTTCCAGACCCCCGTCTACGAGGACATGGGCTTCCTGAAGAAGGGGGCGAAGGGCCCGGCGCGACCGACGGAGAAATAG
- the typA gene encoding translational GTPase TypA, whose translation MAVTETRHDIRNVAIVAHVDHGKTTLVDAMLKQAGAFAAHAAESLDDRMMDSNDLEREKGITILAKNTAVKYHPKDGGDVITINIIDTPGHADFGGEVERGLSMVDAVVLLVDASEGPLPQTRFVLRKALQQRLPVILCINKTDRADSRIDEVVNETYDLFLDLDADEDQIEFPIVYACARDGVASLTKPTDGTVPADSNSLEPFFSTILSHVPAPKYDIEAPLQAHVTNLDADNFLGRIALLRVEQGELRKGQTVTWIKRDGTMSNVRITELMMTEALTRKPAEVAGPGDICAVAGIPDIMIGETLADPENPIALPLITVDEPAISMTIGTNTSPLVGRGGTGKGAENKAAVKDRKVTARQVKDRLDRELVGNVSLRVLDTERPDAWEVQGRGELALAILVEQMRREGFELTIGKPQVVTKDVDGKVHEPVERMTIDVPEEHMGAVTQLMGVRKGRMDNMSNHGSGWVRMEFVVPSRGLIGFRTEFLTGTRGTGIAHSIHEGHEPWFGTLTTRNNGSLVADRSGAVTAFAMTNLQERGVLFTDPGTEVYEGMIVGENSRSDDMDVNITKEKKLTNMRSSSADSFEAIVPPRKLSLEQSLEFCRDDECVEVTPEAVRIRKVNLDARERARAASRAKHG comes from the coding sequence ATGGCTGTGACCGAAACGCGTCACGACATCCGCAACGTCGCCATCGTCGCCCACGTCGACCACGGCAAGACCACTCTGGTCGACGCCATGCTCAAGCAGGCCGGTGCCTTCGCCGCGCACGCCGCCGAGTCGCTCGACGACCGCATGATGGACTCGAACGACCTGGAGCGTGAGAAGGGCATCACGATCCTCGCCAAGAACACGGCGGTGAAGTACCACCCGAAGGATGGCGGCGACGTCATCACCATCAACATCATCGACACCCCCGGCCACGCCGACTTCGGTGGTGAGGTCGAGCGCGGTCTGTCGATGGTGGACGCGGTCGTGCTGCTCGTCGACGCCTCCGAGGGTCCGCTGCCGCAGACCCGCTTCGTGCTGCGCAAGGCCCTCCAGCAGCGTCTGCCGGTCATCCTGTGCATCAACAAGACGGACCGCGCGGACTCGCGCATCGACGAGGTCGTCAACGAGACCTACGACCTCTTCCTCGACCTCGACGCCGACGAGGACCAGATCGAGTTCCCCATCGTCTACGCGTGTGCGCGTGACGGTGTCGCCTCGCTGACCAAGCCGACGGACGGCACCGTCCCGGCCGACAGCAACAGCCTGGAGCCGTTCTTCTCCACGATCCTGTCGCACGTCCCGGCCCCGAAGTACGACATCGAGGCGCCGCTCCAGGCCCACGTCACCAACCTGGACGCCGACAACTTCCTCGGCCGTATCGCGCTGCTCCGCGTCGAGCAGGGCGAGCTGCGCAAGGGCCAGACCGTCACCTGGATCAAGCGCGACGGCACCATGTCCAACGTCCGCATCACCGAGCTGATGATGACCGAGGCGCTCACCCGCAAGCCCGCCGAGGTGGCCGGCCCCGGTGACATCTGCGCCGTCGCCGGTATCCCGGACATCATGATCGGCGAGACCCTCGCCGACCCCGAGAACCCGATCGCGCTGCCGCTGATCACGGTCGACGAGCCGGCGATCTCCATGACTATCGGCACGAACACCTCGCCGCTGGTCGGCCGCGGTGGCACGGGCAAGGGCGCGGAGAACAAGGCCGCGGTCAAGGACCGCAAGGTCACCGCCCGCCAGGTCAAGGACCGCCTCGACCGCGAGCTGGTCGGCAACGTCAGCCTCCGGGTCCTCGACACCGAGCGTCCCGACGCCTGGGAGGTGCAGGGCCGCGGTGAGCTGGCGCTCGCCATCCTGGTCGAGCAGATGCGCCGCGAGGGCTTCGAGCTGACCATCGGCAAGCCGCAGGTCGTCACCAAGGACGTCGACGGCAAGGTCCACGAGCCCGTCGAGCGCATGACGATCGACGTGCCCGAGGAGCACATGGGCGCGGTCACACAGCTCATGGGTGTCCGCAAGGGCCGGATGGACAACATGTCGAACCACGGCTCCGGCTGGGTCCGCATGGAGTTCGTCGTCCCGTCCCGCGGCCTCATCGGCTTCCGTACGGAGTTCCTGACCGGCACACGCGGCACGGGCATCGCCCACTCCATCCACGAGGGCCACGAGCCGTGGTTCGGCACGCTGACGACCCGTAACAACGGCTCGCTCGTCGCCGACCGCTCCGGCGCCGTCACCGCGTTCGCGATGACGAATCTCCAGGAGCGCGGTGTGCTGTTCACCGACCCCGGCACCGAGGTGTACGAGGGCATGATCGTCGGTGAGAACTCGCGCTCCGACGACATGGACGTGAACATCACCAAGGAGAAGAAGCTCACGAACATGCGGTCGTCCTCGGCCGACTCGTTCGAGGCGATCGTCCCGCCGCGCAAGCTCTCCCTGGAGCAGTCCCTGGAGTTCTGCCGCGACGACGAGTGCGTCGAGGTGACCCCGGAGGCCGTACGCATCCGCAAGGTCAACCTGGACGCCCGGGAGCGCGCGCGGGCCGCGAGCCGCGCCAAGCACGGCTGA
- a CDS encoding ABC transporter permease: MTSPTKAEGSGSTVALDPELEATAEVAKGEQKLEGRSPGQLMWQRFKRDRTGVISACVVIFFFAIAALAPVIASLYGKNPYTLYAQEPDFPFLLDDFAMPTGSFGGMSGDFWFGVEPKLGRDVFTMLLYGMRTSLYMAVIVTVFSVVTGVLIGMIGGYFGGRVDYWVGRITDFFLGFPQQLFFIAFMPVVTALFVDPRDETPTYLRAVAIVLVMWFLGWMGLARLVRSSVLSLREREFVEAAKVSGASPWRIVRKEILPNIVTPILVQGTYILPSTILSIAFLSFVGVGFPEPTPDWGRMFAVGADVYEQDPMFMFFPGVAMVVFVLCFNLLGDSVRDAFDPKTGR, translated from the coding sequence ATGACCAGTCCAACCAAGGCCGAGGGCTCCGGGTCCACGGTCGCCTTGGACCCCGAGCTCGAGGCGACCGCCGAGGTCGCCAAGGGTGAACAGAAGCTTGAGGGTCGTTCCCCCGGCCAGTTGATGTGGCAACGGTTCAAGCGTGACCGTACGGGAGTCATCTCCGCGTGCGTAGTGATTTTCTTCTTCGCCATCGCCGCGCTCGCGCCGGTGATCGCGAGCCTGTACGGCAAGAACCCCTACACGCTGTACGCGCAGGAGCCCGACTTCCCGTTCCTGCTCGACGACTTCGCGATGCCCACCGGTTCCTTCGGTGGCATGTCGGGTGACTTCTGGTTCGGCGTCGAGCCGAAGCTGGGCCGCGACGTGTTCACGATGCTGCTGTACGGCATGCGGACGTCGCTGTACATGGCGGTCATCGTCACCGTGTTCAGCGTGGTCACCGGTGTGCTCATCGGCATGATCGGCGGCTACTTCGGCGGTCGTGTCGACTACTGGGTGGGCCGGATCACCGACTTCTTCCTGGGCTTCCCCCAGCAGCTGTTCTTCATCGCCTTCATGCCGGTCGTCACCGCGCTCTTCGTCGACCCGCGTGACGAGACGCCGACCTATCTGCGGGCCGTGGCCATCGTCCTGGTGATGTGGTTCCTCGGCTGGATGGGCCTCGCCCGTCTGGTGCGCAGCTCGGTGCTCTCCCTGCGTGAGCGTGAGTTCGTGGAGGCGGCCAAGGTGTCCGGGGCCTCGCCCTGGCGCATCGTGCGCAAGGAGATCCTGCCGAACATCGTCACCCCGATCCTGGTGCAGGGCACGTACATCCTGCCCAGCACGATCCTCTCCATCGCCTTCCTCTCGTTCGTCGGCGTCGGCTTCCCCGAGCCCACCCCCGACTGGGGCCGGATGTTCGCCGTCGGCGCCGATGTCTACGAGCAGGACCCGATGTTCATGTTCTTCCCGGGCGTGGCCATGGTGGTCTTCGTGCTCTGCTTCAACCTTCTCGGCGACTCCGTCCGGGACGCTTTCGACCCCAAGACCGGACGGTAA
- a CDS encoding ABC transporter substrate-binding protein — protein sequence MKPIRNRTTRAVAVALVAGSLALAGCSDNGKSNTKDNSKSQEDAAEQSKPVAYGDAAASTGPAEEVKGAKSGGVINVYAQSDMTHLDPGQIYVSDAGQIANLLHRGLTNYQEDDKGNLTVVGDIATDSGTSSDGGKTWTYTLKDGIKDEDGNAITSADIRHTIERQYSKVIFDGPTYVQSWLSGSDYRKALPDGPYKGKHLPDSVLETPDDKTVVFHFDQPRPDLPQALAMAGYAIVPEKQDTKEKYDKAPAALGPYKISDYKAGKSLTLVKNDQWDPKTDSVRHQYVDGYQFTTTIKQASQTKRLIADQGEAKNAIQFTDSVDPAQMSTVIGNAETKKRTIQGYQPYVWQLTFNLDADAVKDKKVRDAITYAIPSQAMVQADGGRYGGEIAGGLMAPTLPGYDASYDPFGKTKKPNGDLDKAKALLKEAGVKEGTKLSYAYSNTPRGQAQQVIIKDALAKIGFDVQAKEIDRASFYEQVGKLDNPYDIYMTGWGQDWSSPSTVITPVYDGTLVADGGSNYSHIKDDKVDALIKKALTEEPEAAAKTWEEAHHRIVEEINPAAPVYYSKQIQLFGSNIGGARYSTESSYIDINDLFLKQP from the coding sequence ATGAAGCCCATCAGAAACCGCACCACGCGCGCCGTGGCTGTGGCGCTCGTGGCCGGCTCGCTGGCGCTCGCCGGCTGCTCGGACAACGGCAAGAGCAACACGAAGGACAACTCCAAGTCCCAGGAAGACGCCGCCGAGCAGTCGAAGCCTGTCGCCTACGGCGACGCCGCCGCCTCCACCGGTCCGGCCGAAGAGGTCAAGGGCGCCAAGTCCGGCGGTGTCATCAATGTGTACGCGCAGTCCGACATGACCCACCTGGACCCGGGCCAGATCTACGTCTCCGACGCCGGTCAGATCGCCAACCTGCTCCACCGCGGCCTGACGAACTACCAGGAGGACGACAAGGGCAACCTGACGGTCGTCGGTGACATCGCCACCGACTCCGGCACGTCCTCCGATGGCGGCAAGACCTGGACGTACACGCTGAAGGACGGCATCAAGGACGAGGACGGCAACGCCATCACCTCGGCCGACATCCGCCACACCATCGAGCGTCAGTACTCCAAGGTCATCTTCGACGGCCCGACGTACGTCCAGAGCTGGCTGTCGGGCTCCGACTACCGCAAGGCGCTGCCGGACGGCCCGTACAAGGGCAAGCACCTGCCGGACTCCGTGCTGGAGACCCCGGACGACAAGACGGTCGTCTTCCACTTCGACCAGCCGCGCCCGGACCTCCCGCAGGCCCTCGCCATGGCCGGCTACGCCATCGTGCCCGAGAAGCAGGACACGAAGGAGAAGTACGACAAGGCCCCGGCCGCCCTGGGCCCGTACAAGATCTCCGACTACAAGGCCGGCAAGTCGCTGACCCTGGTCAAGAACGACCAGTGGGACCCGAAGACGGATTCGGTGCGTCACCAGTACGTCGACGGCTACCAGTTCACCACCACCATCAAGCAGGCCAGCCAGACCAAGCGTCTGATCGCCGACCAGGGTGAGGCCAAGAACGCCATCCAGTTCACGGACTCTGTTGACCCGGCGCAGATGTCGACGGTCATCGGTAACGCCGAGACGAAGAAGCGCACCATCCAGGGCTACCAGCCCTACGTGTGGCAGCTGACCTTCAACCTCGACGCCGACGCGGTGAAGGACAAGAAGGTCCGCGACGCGATCACCTACGCGATCCCGTCCCAGGCCATGGTCCAGGCCGACGGTGGCCGCTACGGCGGTGAGATCGCCGGTGGTCTGATGGCGCCGACCCTGCCGGGCTACGACGCGTCCTACGACCCGTTCGGCAAGACCAAGAAGCCCAACGGTGACCTGGACAAGGCCAAGGCGCTGCTGAAGGAGGCGGGTGTCAAGGAGGGCACGAAGCTCAGCTACGCCTACTCCAACACCCCGCGCGGCCAGGCCCAGCAGGTGATCATCAAGGACGCGCTCGCCAAGATCGGCTTCGACGTCCAGGCCAAGGAGATCGACCGGGCCAGCTTCTACGAGCAGGTCGGCAAGCTGGACAACCCGTACGACATCTACATGACCGGCTGGGGCCAGGACTGGTCCTCCCCGTCCACGGTCATCACCCCCGTCTACGACGGCACCCTGGTCGCCGACGGTGGCTCGAACTACTCGCACATCAAGGACGACAAGGTCGACGCCCTCATCAAGAAGGCGCTGACCGAGGAGCCCGAGGCCGCGGCCAAGACGTGGGAAGAGGCTCACCACCGCATCGTGGAGGAGATCAACCCGGCCGCCCCGGTCTACTACTCGAAGCAGATCCAGCTCTTCGGATCGAACATCGGTGGTGCCCGGTACAGCACGGAGTCGAGCTACATCGACATCAACGACCTGTTCCTGAAGCAGCCGTAA
- a CDS encoding ABC transporter permease, producing MLQFLIRRLIGAFVIMFLIGAFTFFLFYTIPQDFAQLSCGKNCSPENIAVIRENLGLDKPITTQFWEFMSGIVLGRDFPVGHCSAPCLGVSFQSGEFVWDSIVDSFPLTLSLTIGGLVIFLVLGLGAGLLAAWKRGTAVDKAVSGASMVLSSFQIYFLGPIVLGIFVYSTGWMESPSYVPITEDPVGWFMGMLIPWAVMATIFTAQYTRMARSTMIEQLSEEHVRTARAKGMKQRYVFFRYAWRGSLIPIVTIIGMDLSALLSGAVVTEFTFDLAGLGRLSVDSSLGKDIPVTMGVMLFGAFFILMLNIIVDIAYAYIDPRVRLS from the coding sequence ATGCTTCAGTTCCTCATCCGCAGGCTGATCGGCGCCTTCGTCATCATGTTCCTGATCGGCGCCTTCACGTTCTTCCTGTTCTATACGATCCCCCAAGACTTCGCGCAGCTGTCCTGCGGCAAGAACTGCTCCCCCGAGAACATCGCGGTCATCAGAGAGAACCTCGGTCTCGACAAGCCCATCACCACGCAGTTCTGGGAGTTCATGTCGGGCATCGTCCTCGGCCGGGACTTCCCGGTGGGTCACTGCTCCGCGCCCTGCCTGGGCGTGTCCTTCCAGAGCGGTGAGTTCGTCTGGGACTCCATCGTCGACAGCTTCCCGCTCACCTTGTCGCTGACCATTGGCGGTCTGGTCATCTTTCTGGTGCTGGGCCTCGGCGCTGGTCTGCTTGCCGCCTGGAAGCGCGGCACCGCCGTCGACAAGGCCGTCAGCGGTGCCTCAATGGTCCTCAGCTCGTTCCAGATCTACTTCCTCGGCCCGATCGTCCTCGGCATCTTCGTCTACAGCACCGGTTGGATGGAGAGTCCCTCGTACGTTCCGATCACCGAGGATCCGGTCGGCTGGTTCATGGGCATGCTGATCCCTTGGGCCGTCATGGCCACGATCTTCACCGCCCAGTACACGCGTATGGCCCGTTCGACGATGATCGAGCAGCTGTCGGAGGAACACGTCCGCACGGCCCGAGCCAAGGGCATGAAGCAGCGGTACGTATTTTTCCGTTATGCCTGGCGTGGTTCACTCATCCCGATCGTCACCATCATCGGCATGGACCTGAGCGCGCTGCTGTCCGGCGCCGTGGTCACGGAGTTCACCTTCGACCTGGCTGGTCTCGGGCGTCTCTCGGTCGATTCCTCGCTCGGCAAGGACATCCCGGTGACGATGGGGGTGATGCTGTTCGGCGCGTTCTTCATTCTGATGCTGAACATCATCGTGGACATCGCCTACGCCTACATCGACCCGCGCGTGCGCCTCAGCTAG
- a CDS encoding ABC transporter ATP-binding protein, translating into MTTLTKTEGEKAPTGPEAFLSVRDLRVRFSTEDGIVKAVDGLSFDVERGKTLGIVGESGSGKSVTNLTVLGLHNPKTTTVEGEIVLDGKELVTAKEKELEQLRGNKVAMIFQDPLTALSPYYTVGRQIAEPFMKHTGASKKEARQRTIEMLAKVGIPHPQTRVDDYPHQFSGGMRQRAMIAMALVCDPDLLIADEPTTALDVTVQAQILDLLKDLQQEFGSAIIFITHDLGVISDMADDLLVMYSGRAVERGSVREVLRNPTHPYTWGLLSSMPRLGGDTAQALTPIPGSPPSLLNPPTGCPFHPRCAFTGEVTGNRCSTERPSLGEGRASACHLTADQKQSIFIDKIQPRLR; encoded by the coding sequence GTGACCACTCTGACCAAGACCGAAGGTGAGAAGGCCCCGACCGGGCCGGAGGCCTTCCTCTCGGTCCGCGACCTGCGGGTGCGGTTCTCCACCGAGGACGGCATAGTCAAGGCCGTCGACGGGCTCTCCTTCGACGTCGAGCGCGGCAAGACGCTGGGCATCGTGGGTGAGTCGGGCTCCGGCAAGTCCGTGACCAACCTGACCGTCCTCGGTCTGCACAACCCCAAGACCACCACCGTCGAGGGCGAGATCGTCCTCGACGGCAAGGAACTCGTCACCGCCAAGGAGAAGGAGCTGGAGCAGCTCCGCGGCAACAAGGTGGCGATGATCTTCCAGGACCCGCTGACGGCGCTCTCGCCGTACTACACGGTGGGCCGGCAGATCGCCGAGCCGTTCATGAAGCACACTGGCGCCTCCAAGAAGGAGGCCCGGCAGCGGACGATCGAGATGCTGGCCAAGGTCGGCATCCCGCACCCGCAGACACGGGTGGACGACTACCCGCACCAGTTCTCCGGCGGTATGCGCCAGCGCGCCATGATCGCCATGGCCCTGGTCTGCGACCCCGACCTGCTGATCGCGGACGAGCCGACCACCGCGCTCGACGTGACCGTGCAGGCGCAGATCCTCGACCTGCTCAAGGACCTCCAGCAGGAGTTCGGCTCCGCGATCATCTTCATCACCCACGACCTCGGCGTCATCTCCGACATGGCCGACGACCTGCTGGTGATGTACTCGGGCCGGGCCGTGGAGCGCGGCAGCGTCCGTGAGGTGCTGCGCAACCCCACACACCCCTACACCTGGGGTCTGCTCAGCTCGATGCCCCGCCTCGGCGGCGACACCGCGCAGGCGCTCACCCCGATCCCCGGCTCCCCGCCCAGCCTGCTCAACCCGCCCACCGGCTGCCCGTTCCACCCGCGCTGCGCGTTCACCGGTGAGGTCACCGGCAACCGGTGCAGCACCGAGCGGCCGTCGCTCGGCGAGGGGCGCGCCTCTGCCTGCCATCTGACGGCGGACCAGAAGCAGTCCATCTTCATCGACAAGATCCAGCCCCGGCTGCGCTAG
- a CDS encoding ABC transporter ATP-binding protein, with translation MSDNLTLPAQQGSQDTAAETLLRVEGLTKHFPIYGGFPIKRKVGAVQAVDGIDLTVGVGESVGLVGESGCGKSTTGRLITKLMEPTGGKITYKDQDITHASRKQLAPVRSEIQMIFQDPYSSLNPRQTVGTIIKSPMEVNGINPEGGRENKVRELLELVGLNPEHYNRFPHEFSGGQRQRIGVARALALNPKLIVADEPVSALDVSIQAQVVNLLQKVQDELGIAFLFIAHDLAIVRHFSKRVAVMYLGKIVEVADRDSLYNRPRHPYTHALLSAVPEVAIDDEVEVKERIRLAGDVPSPIAPPSGCRFRTRCWKAQDKCASEEPPLVQLSGNLDGHLTACHFPEDPTTEARAEDVVLDPGLKALEDSAAVESEAKVKKD, from the coding sequence ATGAGCGACAACCTCACCCTCCCCGCACAGCAGGGCTCCCAGGACACCGCGGCCGAAACACTCCTCAGGGTCGAGGGCCTGACGAAGCACTTCCCCATCTACGGCGGCTTCCCGATCAAACGCAAGGTCGGTGCCGTCCAGGCGGTGGACGGCATCGACCTGACCGTCGGTGTCGGCGAGAGCGTCGGCCTCGTCGGTGAGTCCGGCTGTGGCAAGTCGACCACCGGTCGGTTGATCACGAAGCTGATGGAGCCCACCGGCGGGAAGATCACCTACAAGGACCAGGACATCACCCACGCCTCGCGCAAGCAGCTGGCGCCGGTTCGGTCCGAGATCCAGATGATCTTCCAGGATCCGTACTCCTCCCTGAACCCGCGGCAGACGGTCGGCACGATCATCAAGTCGCCGATGGAGGTCAACGGGATCAACCCCGAGGGCGGCCGGGAGAACAAGGTCCGCGAACTCCTGGAGCTGGTCGGCCTCAACCCCGAGCACTACAACCGCTTCCCGCACGAGTTCTCCGGCGGTCAGCGCCAGCGCATCGGGGTCGCCCGCGCGCTCGCCCTGAACCCGAAGCTGATCGTCGCGGACGAGCCGGTCTCGGCGCTGGACGTGTCGATCCAGGCGCAGGTCGTCAACCTGCTCCAGAAGGTCCAGGACGAGCTGGGCATCGCGTTCCTGTTCATCGCCCACGACCTCGCCATCGTCCGGCACTTCTCGAAGCGCGTCGCGGTGATGTACCTCGGCAAGATCGTCGAGGTCGCCGACCGTGACTCGCTCTACAACCGGCCCCGCCACCCGTACACGCATGCCCTGCTGTCCGCGGTGCCCGAGGTCGCGATCGACGACGAGGTGGAGGTGAAGGAGCGGATCCGGCTCGCCGGTGACGTGCCCTCGCCGATCGCGCCGCCGTCCGGCTGCCGTTTCCGTACGCGCTGCTGGAAGGCGCAGGACAAGTGCGCCTCCGAGGAGCCGCCGTTGGTCCAGCTCTCCGGCAACCTGGACGGCCATCTGACGGCCTGCCACTTCCCGGAGGACCCGACGACCGAGGCCCGCGCCGAGGACGTCGTGCTGGACCCGGGGCTGAAGGCACTGGAGGACAGTGCGGCCGTCGAGTCCGAAGCGAAGGTCAAGAAGGACTGA
- a CDS encoding VOC family protein has product MNPTPPAIHSLTFDCTGDPYDLGLFWSELLGRPLDDDDKPGDPEALIADPAGGPRLLFVRVPEGKSAKNRIHFDLRPHGRTRAEEVERALALGARVVADHTRPDGGGWVLMADPEGNEFCVERGESG; this is encoded by the coding sequence TTGAACCCCACGCCCCCCGCCATCCACAGCCTCACCTTCGACTGCACCGGCGACCCGTACGACCTCGGGCTGTTCTGGAGCGAGTTGCTCGGTCGGCCCCTGGACGACGACGACAAGCCCGGTGATCCGGAGGCGCTGATAGCGGATCCGGCGGGTGGGCCGCGGCTGTTGTTCGTCCGGGTGCCCGAGGGGAAGTCGGCCAAGAATCGGATCCACTTCGACCTCAGGCCGCACGGCCGCACCCGCGCCGAGGAGGTCGAGCGGGCGCTCGCGCTGGGCGCCCGGGTGGTCGCCGACCACACCCGCCCCGACGGCGGCGGCTGGGTGCTGATGGCCGACCCCGAGGGGAACGAGTTCTGCGTGGAGCGGGGGGAGTCGGGCTGA